The genome window CGTCTGTCGCGGGGCATCCTTTCACCCCGCAACCGCATGATGACAAGCAGAATGATGGCAGCAAGCGCGACGCGGGATACCACCACGGTGAAAACCGGCAGTTCCCGCACGGCAATGCCATTGAAAAAGAACGACCCGCCCCACACAGTCGCCAGGGCAAGCAACATGGTCCATTCGAAAGGGGTCATCGGGCGGTTCGTTGTGGATGCTGCCGACACGTCAAGTCCTTTGTTTCAGTCTGTGGTTGTTCTGCGAGACAACGGTGTCATGTAAGGGTTTTGCTGCGCGATCCGTTTCTTGCGCTCAAAACCGGAAGACCTGCTTTAAAAGCAAGGAACGGAGTGAGACCGATATCCGGTTCCCTTATGTTGTTCTCGACATCTTCAACCGAACGAGTCCGACATGGCCGAAAAGCAGACACCCACCGAACTTGATCCGCGCTGGAAAAATGTGGTGGCGCGTGATGCCGGGGCTGACGGTTCTTTCGTTTTTGCCGTGAAAACGACCGGCATCTATTGCCGGCCCTCGTGTCCGTCACGTCGGGCGAAGCCATCGAATGTGACATTCTACGACACGTCTGCGGATGCGGAGACAGCGGGCTATCGCGCTTGTCGGCGGTGCAATCCGAACGGGCAGTCGTCGGCAGAAGCAACTGCGGAGATTATCGCGGAGGCCTGCCGGCTTATCGAGGCATCTGACAAGATGCCAAAACTCGACGATCTGGCCCGGCTGGTCGGCTTGAGCCCGTTCTACTTCCATCGTCAGTTCAAGGCGATCACAGGTCTGACGCCGAAACAGTGGGCCTCGGCACACCAGGCCAGCAAGATTCTGACCGGGCTTGCGGACCAGACGGAGAGCGTCACCGGCGTCATTTACAGCGCTGGCTTCAATACCAACAGCCGCTTCTATGAACGTTCCAATGACGTGCTCGGAATGACGCCGACCGCCTACAGGAACGGTGGCGCGGACACCGACATCCGCTTTGCCATGGCCCAATCTTCGCTCGGAGCGATTCTCGTAGCCCAAAGTTTGCGGGGAATTTGCGCGATCAGCCTTGGCGACGATCCGGAACAATTGCTCCGTGACCTCCAGGATCGCTTTCCCAAAGCCAATCTGATCGGCGGCGATGAAGCGTTCGAGGCGCATATCGCTCAGGTGGTGGGTTTCATCGAGGCGCCGCAGATCGGCCTGGACCTGCCGCTCGACATACGCGGAACCGCGTTTCAGAAACGCGTATGGCAGGCTCTGCGGCAGATCCCACCGGGCCAGACGGCGTCCTATACCGACATCGCCCGTGAAATCGGCGAACCGAAGGCTGTGCGGGCCGTGGCCCAGGCCTGCGCGGCTAACAAGATCGCGGTGGCTATT of Stappia sp. ES.058 contains these proteins:
- the ada gene encoding bifunctional DNA-binding transcriptional regulator/O6-methylguanine-DNA methyltransferase Ada: MAEKQTPTELDPRWKNVVARDAGADGSFVFAVKTTGIYCRPSCPSRRAKPSNVTFYDTSADAETAGYRACRRCNPNGQSSAEATAEIIAEACRLIEASDKMPKLDDLARLVGLSPFYFHRQFKAITGLTPKQWASAHQASKILTGLADQTESVTGVIYSAGFNTNSRFYERSNDVLGMTPTAYRNGGADTDIRFAMAQSSLGAILVAQSLRGICAISLGDDPEQLLRDLQDRFPKANLIGGDEAFEAHIAQVVGFIEAPQIGLDLPLDIRGTAFQKRVWQALRQIPPGQTASYTDIAREIGEPKAVRAVAQACAANKIAVAIPCHRVVRNDGALSGYRWGVERKRALLEKEAQA